The DNA region ACAGGTCACTTCTTTGGGGCAGGTTGAGCTGTGTGAGGCAGAGGGGAATGAAGGATTCCCCAGCTTTGCTGCACCTATGGATCTCCTTTCTGGGGAGATAAATGGATGATGGGGTACCTGGCAACTTGCTCAGAGCTGTAGGCTCAGGGCAAATAGAGGTGGCCAAGGCTAGGGGTGGCAGGACTGCTCGGGGGGTTCCTGTGAGGGAAAGTGTTTCAGAGCAGATGCCATgggctgaagctgctgctgggtaCATGCCTtggagaagcagctgcagagccGTGCACCGGGGCTGGAACAAAAGCAGAGGCCCaagccccagctgcagcacgGGATGTGTGATGAATTAATCCAGGCATGAGCTGGCAGCATTGTGTGACCACAGGCTGGCTGGGGGTCGAAGCTGGATCAGGGCTCCTCACCTTGGCACCAGCTTGCCATTGTTCGCCCTGTCtcccagagctggcagtgaaGCCAAGCAGCCACGCACAGGctgcagcctctctgggcagggatgcagctgagccagggcagCAAAACCTCTTATGCTGAAGGAGCCCTGCACCCTGCAGAGTCCctgccccagtgcagcccccacagccctggTACTGCTCACCCAGCACATGGCTCCTGGACCATGTTCCCATCTCCAGACAAATTCCCCTGGTGCCAGGATCCACAGGCAAAGTCCCATCCTGGCCATGgggccagggcagtgctgctctccGCGGGTTCCCACCAGCACAAGGTCATGCCCAGATAAGCCCATTCTTTAACTTGTGCTAAGTGTGCTTTAGCCATAGTAGTTACTAACAGGCAGCTCCTGTTGGGTCACGGTGTTTGTTGGCTGCACTTCTTATCTCTTTACTTTGCTGGGCTTTGGGAACATGTTAGtacaaaccatggctctgtgCTTTGCCCTGGCACAGATGGCCTTGCTCTGCTGGGGGAGCTGCCTTGTGGAGAGGATCAGAGAATACATCTCCCTCTCCTTATCCAGGACTGATGTGGGTGGCTTTATTGTGGAAGCTCACGAGGTCCCTGCTCACCCTTACATGGGCTGTTTAAAACTACTAATTAAAAACTGAGGGTTTGTGGTAGCAATTTACAGTCTCTGCAGGTAGCTTCTCTCAAGTGTGAGGGCAAGATATCTATTCAGGGAAGATCTTGTGAACTACTCAGGAAAGTGGACCAGCACAGGTGAAGGCATCCAGCACCTGAGAGAATTAAGTAATGCTGGAGGTCATCTAGAGTGATCTAGACAATGATGATGTCTCCAGAGATGCAGAGGCTGTTTAGTGCACACAGGCTGTGTGGAGGAAAGCAATTCAGAGTGCTGTAGTGTCATTCTGGCAGCTTGGCAGCAATGTATTATCCAGGTATGAAAACACCAGCTTTGAAGAAAACACCTTCTTGGCACCAGAACTTGATGAACTATCTGTCCCTCCTCATGCCTATAAGCCAGTGCCTTGGCTGTCAGGGGCACCCCAAGAAGTGAGTCCTCTCCCGCCCTGGTCAGAGGGAGAGTGAGCCCCAGCTGCATGTGCTGTACTCTGTTTCTTCTTGCCTGAGCTGGGGAGAAGCAAGGAGACAAGAAGCTTTAAGCAGAAAGCCCATGTATGAGACATGAGAGGGAAGAGAGCTGTTAAGAGGAGAAAATCCTAAGAAGGCTGCCAATATAGTTGCTGTAAAGACACAAGAAGGCAACCACTATGAGTGCTTAAGCCTACTTGCCTGAAAGCAGCTGGGCATcacctgctcatgggaagtagagaataaatccttttatttccttAGCTTCTGCATGCAACTTTTGCTTTATTAATCTGCCTTTATCTTGATCAACAAATTCTTTTCCATCTCACTTTCTCCCTGCCCTATGCTGCTGAGGAAGGGAATGCTAGAGCAGCTTGGTGGGTAACTGGTGTCCACCACAGATGCCAAACAGGTTGTTATCCAGCTCAGCAAGAAAACCAGACTGCACAGCCACTAGGAGCCAAATCAGACCAGGCACATCCCTGCTCAGGTAGGCAAGTGACTCCACCAGCTGCCAGCACCCATAGATTACCCTGGAGGTACACAGGGCCCCTCGAGCATGAGCACGGTCAGCTGGGGTCACTGGCCATGTGGCATCTTTGGCTGAGCTGTAGGGATGTGCTGCCCTCCCTAAACCCTGCAGGCAGCATCCCCTGAGGATTAGGTGTCTGCCAGGTCTGACAGGGGTGGTGCAGGAAGGCAGAGCATGGCACAGCGCTGCAGCAGAGCACCATGCCTCTCTTGCCTTGGCAAGATTTGCCGTGGTGGCTCTTTCTTGTTCAGAATCCAGGATCGCCCCTTACATGCTAAATCAGATCCCTAATCAATAAATACTGGCAAATAACAGGATTTAACAGCTGCCAGACAAAAGGAACTTGGCAGGGGCAAGTGTGCCATGCTCAGAGGCTCACTCCAGCAATGCATGGTCCTGACAGAGCTGGCATGGGGATATGGACCAGCTCAGAGAGATCACCCAGTGGGTGGTGCAGGCTGCGTTTGCCACTTGTaccagcagcatcctgcactTCTGCCCTAGTGCTGCTGTGTATAGTGGTGGCCCAAAGGCACACCCCTGGAGCTCCAACATTTTCCCCAGGCTGCCCTGATCCCCTACTGCCAACAGCCTCGACCTTGGGCCCTTGTGCTGCCCTCCCCCTCCTCACCCTGCTAGGCTTTCCTTGTTCCCCATCTCTTCTGACAGATCACTGAGGCCAGTATTAATATAATCCCTGGCTTAATTTAAATCCTCCTCCCATCTCATGCTTTCCCGGGGGGAGAAGGGGATTGATGCCCTTCGGTGGCACTCACTCAGCCCTGGAGCTGATGCAGGATCCAGATGGCCAAAAGCCCCAAATGTCCATACCAGAGGTCCCTGCTATTCCCCTCTGGAGAAGGTGTCCAAGGCATGTTGCAGCCCCAGTGAGATGTGTCCCTAAGTTTCAAAGGTGTATCTCAGTGAGCACTAGGCATTATTAGGAAGAAAAGTTGATGATGCCAACCACAGGGGAGCACACGAGcacctgctgctccccaaaacCTCTCTGCAGCCACGTGGGGGTCTGGTTTGCCTCTCCCTCTGTTCTCACAGTCTGGGCGAGGCTGGCCACAATTTTCCCCTTCAATATAATGTTTATATGAGCTGCTCTTCCCTGGAAACCTCCTCAAAGGCATTCGAACTCCTGGTCCCGTGGGCGACTGTGAGGGTGGGGGAGTCTTGCTCTTTCGTGCAGCTGTCACTGAAGTGACAaagtggggacagggggacaatGAGAGGAGTGACAGGGGCAGGCAGTGAGGGGGCACAGGCAGGACTGTGGGGGGAGTGATGGCGACTGGCATTAAGGGGGCTGCGGGGGGCAGGAGATGTGCGGGGCTGGAGGAGAGTGACAAAGAGGACTGAGGGGGCACAGgcggggctgtgaggggagtgCCGGGGCGAGCAGTGCGGGGCTGCGGGCCACAGAGGGAACACGCAGGGACAGTGGAGGGGGTGACGGGGGTACTGTGAGTGGCTTCGGGGCacagggggacactgaggggacgGGAGCTCGAGGAGGCATAGGGCGGGCAGCCAaggggcacaggttggactgtGAGGAGGGACTGTGAGGGGGCCGAGGAGGCACAGGGGCACAGGCAGGACTGTGAGGGGAGTGACGAGGGAATGTGAGGGGCCTGAGAAGGCACAGGGGGGACACACGCAGGACTGTGAGGGGACGTAAGGAGGCACAGGGAGGACACGCAGGACTGTGAGGGACATGAGGAGGCACAGGAGGGACACGCAGGACTGTGAGGAGCGTGAGGAGGCACGGGGAGGGACATACAGGACTGTGAGGGGAGTGACGGGGGAATGTGAGGGGCCTGAGAAGGCACAGGGGGGACACACGCAGGACTGTGAGGGGCGTAAGGAGGCACAGGGGGCACACGCAGGACTGTGAGGGGCGTAAGGAGGCACAGGGGGCACACGCAGGACTGTGAGGGGAGTGAGGAGGCACAGGGGGCACACGCAGGACTGTGAGGGGAGTGAGGAGGCACAGGGGGGACGTGCGGGACTGTGAGGGAGTGAGGAGGCACAGGGGGCACACGCAGGACTGTGACGGGAGTGAGGAGGCACAGGGGGGATGTGTGGGACTGTGAGGGGTGTGAGGAGGCACAGGGGGGATGTGTGGGACTGTGAGAGGAGTGAGGAGGTACAGGGGGGACATACAGGACTGTGAGAGGAATGACAGGGGAATGTGAGGGGCCTGAGAAGgcacggggggggggggacacacAGGACTGTGAGGGGCATGAGGAGGAACAGGGGGGACATGCGGGACTGTGAGGGGCGTGAAGAGGCACAGGGGGACACACGCAGGACTGTGAGGGGAATGACGGGGGAATGTGAGGGGCCTGAGAAGGCACGGGGGGGACACACGCAGGACTGTGAGGGGCGTGAGGAGGCACAGGGGGCACACGCAGGCCTGTGACGGGAGTGAGGAGGCACGGGGGACACACGCAGGACTGTGAGGTGGCCGCGCAGACACAGGCAGGACACGCGGGGGACCGGCCGCGGCACCCTGAGGGCTGAGGGCGGGCCCTGCCGGCCGGCGGGCGGCGCGTGCGCGGCGCAGGCGCGGGGCCGAGCGGCACCTGCgccccgcgggccgggcggcggcggcggccggagGGCGGTGAGGGCGAGGTAAGGGcgggcccggcgccgccgcccccgccggggCACCTGCGGATGGGGGGCCTGGAGAGCCGCCCCTTTACCCCGGCCCGTGCCGAGGGGCCCCTCGCGGGTGCCGCTCCTTGGCTGCGGGCTCCTCCCTGGCCGCTCCCGTGGGGCGGGATGGGACCCGCTGGAGGGTCTCGCCTCCGCCGAGCCGGGgcctgggggagcaggggggagCCGGAGCCGGCGTGCCCAGCCCGCTGTTGGTACCTGCACACAGGTGCTGCAGTGGGGTTCAGCCTCCGGAATAGCTCGCAATGGGACAGCGGTGTCAAGGCTGTGTCACGGCTGCCGGCAGCGCGCTGACCTGAGCACTGCTCCCGAGTCCTGCAGGCTCTGGAGCAGCCCGATATAACCTATtagtcattttttaaaagagtcACTTGCTAACAGAGCATTTCTAATCAGAAATTCTGCTCGGGGCTGATGGCCTGTGCCAGGAGGGGCTTTGGTAGCAGTGATTGTCTTAAACATTCCTCAGGAAGGTTTGGAAAGAAACAAGGATATTAAACAGCTCACCTGCTCACAGGGTGGGATTTCCCCTAAGCCGTGGGGACCTGTGCTGCAGTTCCTGTTTGTCTCTTCTGACATTTGCATTTTGGTCTTTGCTTTAAAGTACTGGGTCACACACTGCTCCTCAAATAGCCCATCAGGTTAGCTCAGCTGTGCTTGGTTTGAGGTGTTTCTGTGCAGGGAAGTGAAATTTGTGAGCCTTTTGTGCAGAAACTGCAGAAACTCTCTTAAAACAGAAGTTTCTGCTTTTTTGCTTTGTGGTAAGTACCGTTTGGAAGGGCTGCAAAAAGAGCAGAATCAAGATTGAACAGGGCCTCCCGAGGTTAAGGCAGAAAGCAGGGTTTGGCCTGGAAGGAGTAGGAGTGTTGATCTGGCAGTGCCACACACTCCTGCTTCAGTGGGTTGGAGATGTCATCACTAAGAAGCACTACTCATCCACCCTTCCCAGGAATGTTGGTAGCAGGTGTAAGCAAGCTCCTTGTCTTTTCATGCCAGGTTGTTCCCAGCTGGCTCAATTTCCTGGTTAGTAGATTCAGATGTATGTTCAATCCTCAAATCAGATTCCAGGGTGTGTGAGTAGGCAGGACAAGCAGATCACAGTTGTTACCATCCCCTGGATTGAGGGAAGACACAGATTGCACACCTGTGCTCTCATGTCAGAGCTCCTTCAGTTTGTTCTGTTGTTACCTGGGGTTCAGCATGCACCTTGTActggcactgccctggccaGAAATGGGCTCTATTCCATTTCACTCAGGACAAGGGGAACTCCTCAGTGCTTTGTCCTTGCTGCTTTACTCCAGCTATTGGTACTGCATGTGCAGGTTCCTAGAGCTCTGCTGTTGTCCTTCCATTCTCAGTCAGCATCACAAACTGAAAGGCAGCGAGGACAGCTCTGGTAACCTTGTTGactgttgtttgttttttagtgGCTGATTCACTGGAGGAAGGTGTTCCCTGGACAGTCCTGGAAACAGAGCAGGTACAGTACAGCAGCCCAACAAACCTCTTATTCCATGTCAGGCCTTTACCCTAGCCTGCAGAGTGTCCCTGGGAGGGGGAGCATTCACTGGCACTTGGCCTTGAGGGTGCTGAGTAAGGAACCTGTGGTGTCTGGGCTGTTGCAATATGAATTTGCAGCTGAGTCCAAGCAAACTGGGCTGTGACAGGCATTGCCAGCAAAGAGCAGCTGGTCCCTGTGCCTGGGAAACCCCTTCCGAGCCACGGAGATCACGCGCAGCTGCGCTGGCAAGGTGAGTCAGCATCCTCAGGGTGATTAAGAACTGGCTTGACAAATTACTTGTATTGATATTAGACCTGCACATCTATTACATCCTTCCAGTAGAGCAAGTAAGAGAGGAGAAATTATTTAGCTGGTGATGGTGCAGTGGAAAGGAAGGCTGGTGATGGCCACCCCTAGtgattttgctgtttctgtgaTAGCCTCACAGGATGCAGGCCCTGAGAGATATTCCAAGTGGTGATGTGTTTGGAAAAACTGGACAAGCTTTCTGATACAGAGTTTTCACCAAAAGTGGTGTAATTGATACGAAACTCTCAACAGTTGTTTTTGCCTTGCACTTAAAGGGGTCATGTATTGCATCCATTTGGACTTGATGAAGGACTTGAGTGCCCGCAAGTTTGTCCAGTTACTAGCTCTGAACTCTCTAATAAGAGAGATTAGAATGATACAGTCTCTCTGAAAAGAAACATCACTTCCTATACACAAAACTtcagaaatggggatggaaaTACCATATTCTGATCTTCTGCAGAACCCACAAGTCAAGTGGTACTATTTCTGAACCCTGCAGATTGCCTTGCTACCCTGCCCCTCCGTCCTGCTGCAATGAGCGGGAAGTCCTTGCTCCTAAAGGTCATTCTCCTTGGAGATGGTGGAGTTGGGAAGAGCTCCCTCATGAACAGGTACGTCACCAACAAGTTTGACTCGCAGGCCTTCCACACGATTGGGGTGGAGTTCTTGAACCGGGACCTGGAGGTGGACGGGCGTTTTGTGACCCTCCAGATTTGGGACACTGCGGGACAGGAGAGGTTCAAGAGCCTGCGGACGCCGTTTTACCGGGGAGCAGACTGCTGCCTGCTGACCTTCAGCGTGGATGACCGGCAGAGCTTTGAGAACCTCAGTAACTGGCAGAAGGAGTTTATCTATTATGCTGATGTGAAGGACCCTGAACACTTCCCATTTGTAGTCCTGGGCAACAAGATAGACAAACTGGAGAGACAAGTGAGCACAGAGGAGGCCCGGGCGTGGTGCATGGAAAACGGTAACTATCCGTACCTGGAGACTAGTGCCAAGGATGACACCAATGTGACGGTGGCCTTTGAGGAAGCCGTGAGACAGGTGCTGGCggtggaggagcagctggagcactgCATGCTGGGCCACACCATTGACCTGAACTCCAGCTCCAAATCGGGCTCTTCCTGTTGTTGAGAGTGGCTGCTGCTTTGGACCGGCGCGGAGCCAGCGGCTGGAtcaaacacacctgggcagccctggggcactCTGAGGAGAGTGGCCACAAGGACAAGAGGAGGTTTGCTcactggggagctgcagcctcaCCATCTGAATCCTGCTGGGAGTTTTCGGGCACAAAGCATGTATCTGCAGGAGGGAGCTGTTAACAGAGCATGTGAGCATAGTCTTGCTTCCATCTCTGCCTGTTTTAGCAGGTTTAAAGGGCTGAGTTAAAGTCCTTTAAATTCCCTAAAGACAACAGGGATTTGTTCTGTACCAAGAACTGCctccagagaaaagctgagagCATCTAGACACTGAAGTATTTTAgtcctgaaataaaaaaaaaatattagaccCACTCATCACCATACTGCCAAAGGAAATCCCACTCAACATACAGAACGAAACCTGTCATAAAGACTCTGGCCCATGTGACTGTAGGAAAGCCAAATACTGGAGTGGCTGAGACGTGTGTCTGTTGTTTGGGATAAGTGTATTGTGTCCTGAGGCTGAATTGTGGTGAGAACTGTTAGAGCTCTGACCTGAAGCAACATATGAAGGAGACATGGGCCTGTGTTTGAATGTGAAAGTATTGTTTCTTCATAGCTGCctatttctgctctgtttttccTCACCTCTAACTGAGTCTTGTGTGAGTGTTACTTGTTGGAGAGACTGTCTGCTTGTTGTTTAATACATGTTTCCTTGTCTCTTGTGGAAGCTCAGCCTTGAAGCCCTGGGTGAAAAACACCAATGTGGCCGCTGGCTGGGTCATGTCAAAGGGTTACTCAGGAGGCTGGAGTATGACACTTCAGCTGGTTTGTGTCACAAGTAATCACTGTGTTCAGGTGATGTGCTCTAGCAAGCAGATGGCAGGTGGGTGGGCTGTCTCCTAGGTGTGCAGGTGGCTGGGGACCTCATGCATGGTCAGCTGTTAAACCCACTCACAGTCTGGCACCAGTGACCACTGTGCCTCGTTAGCTGGCACAGCCATGCCTTCAGTTGCTCTAGCGTGGATGTTCCCACCTGAATGCTGCAGCATGGAACCATTCACGTGTTGTGTCAGGCACGGTGCTGCAGGCACAGTTAGCCCATGCCATCGGCCTGGCCCTTGATCCCTCAGAGGAAATCCAGAATGTTTTATCTGTAATTCCTGTGATAGGCTGGTCAAGTGTCTGCTCAATTAACTGCTGTGTTCAGTCTGgtggggagaaagctgcatTGCTTTCTCTGTACAAGGTGGCTGAAAAATGGGCATGGGGGGCCCAATGAGCCTTCTAGAAGGGATGCCAGGCTTTGCTGCTATCTCCTGCCCTCTGCTAGGTGTTAGTTAGTCCCAGGCTGGCTGTGTAGCAGAGATGAGCTTGCTGGCTGCTGTCTTTGCCGCTCAAAGCTCGTGCCCTGCAACTTCCCATGCAAGCATTTGGCCAAAGCTGTGACTGCCCACGGGCACGTAGGAGCCTGCCCTGAGCACGTATCCACTGGCTGCCGGGTGATTCCCACTGTGATCAGCTGCTGGATGGTAAATTTTATAGCTCACATCAAGCAACCCTCCCTTAAGCTGTGCTGTAGAGCAGGGCAgtctgccctgtgctggcagcttgTCCCCATCACAGCAGAGTCTCTGAAAATGCAGAGCATGAgcattttccctcatttcttcTGGGGTAACCCAGAGAGATCTTGCCCTTGTCTGCAAGGCAGCCGTGTGTGGAAGGGACTGGAGTATTAATGCTTTAGGGGGATCTAGGTTCGAAACAGGCCTCAACAGTTGTGTTCATGGGGAGTGAATGCTATTTAGGCAGCTCCCTTAAggaggaggttctgcctctAGGTGAGAGATTTTTACAGGATGTTATTGTTACTGTTTATTTAACTGTGTCTGACCTCCTGAGGCCtctggatttttcttctttagcaCTGCTTGATATTTCCTTCAAGGACTCATGCTCTGTGACCTGTGGTTCCAGTTCCCATCCCTGAACAGGCTCATTCCCTGGAGCTGGTTTGTGCAGGGCTCAGGGTCAGAACAGACTCAAGCCTCTGTGTGCTGGCCAGCCCTGCCAGTGACACTGCTGGGGGGGCTCCCTGCAGGTGAAACTGCCATTTCCCGTGGATCTCCTGGGATCTGTGTGAGGACTGGCACCTCCTATGGAAGAGGGCGGAGATTCAGCATGCCACAGTGCAGGAAGCACATGTGCAGTTGTTTGCAGCACCCTGTGCATGTCAATGCTAGTAGCTAAAGCTGAAGAGCCTCATTGTGCACGTGTTACACAGCACCTTTTATTTCTAACAGACATTGGATCACTTACTTTTTTATATTAACCCCCCCTATTATATTAGGCTTatgtagtttgttttttttttttaaggtagaGTATGATATATTTCaattgtttaatttattttaaatgaaacgCACAATTCCCAAAGGAGCCAGGATTTTGAACTCTGTTGCAAGTTCAGTGCCAACAGCCATCCCTTCCCCCGTGTTCCCTCGTGCTGCTGTGGTTGTTGCTATTGCTACAGAATTGGAATTGTAAAACCAAGATTCTACCTTTATTtaagcaaataaaacatggaTGTATTCAAATGAGTTTGGGAAGTGGCTGCCTTCTTGGTTTATCGATATTGAAGTCAGTTTTTGTTTTGAGGACTGATTAGTTACAGCATCTGGTAGAGAGCAGTCACTGAGGAATCAGAGAAAGATTCCTTTGTGTACCTACCTGGACCAGGAGCTGAAGGATCAGAACTCAACAGCTGAATCCAGTGACCAGTTTTGTCTTTTCAATAGAATCAGAAAACAGtttcagaacagaaatattCCACATGGCTTCCTTCTGTCACTACATCTTAAATTCTCAGCCTGGGCTCTCAGCAGTAAGCCCAGTACTTTCCT from Taeniopygia guttata chromosome 4A, bTaeGut7.mat, whole genome shotgun sequence includes:
- the RAB9B gene encoding ras-related protein Rab-9B encodes the protein MSGKSLLLKVILLGDGGVGKSSLMNRYVTNKFDSQAFHTIGVEFLNRDLEVDGRFVTLQIWDTAGQERFKSLRTPFYRGADCCLLTFSVDDRQSFENLSNWQKEFIYYADVKDPEHFPFVVLGNKIDKLERQVSTEEARAWCMENGNYPYLETSAKDDTNVTVAFEEAVRQVLAVEEQLEHCMLGHTIDLNSSSKSGSSCC